CCAGAATTTTGTTGATGAGGCCGAAGAGGGTGGATTCGATGAACTCGATGAGTCCCTCGAACATCTGCGCCTTGCTGGCGAAGTGGCGGTAGAGCGCCGCCTCGGATACGTCGAGACGGGCGGCGAGCGCGGCGGTGGTGATGCGCTCCGGCTGCGGGCTTTCCAGCATCTCCGCCAGCGTCTGCAGGATCTGTTCTTTTCTCTGGCCTGGTCTGACAGGCATGGCCTCCTCCCGGATTTGCACTGCGTCGAAACGAAGCCGCGGCGCCGTCGATGCGCGGGCCACGGCCGCGCCGCCCCCGGAAAAAACACGAAGGGTGGGCTCGCCCCGCGCTTCCCTCACCCGGCCTTCGGCCGCCCCTCGCAAAAGCCCGCGGGGGCGGGCATGACGGACGCCCATGGCCCACACGCTTTCATGATTGCGGGCCGCGATTCGTTGTGACCGTTAGCTTATTGAGCACACGGGGCAGTTGCAACACCGAGCGCACGCGGACATCGACGAAGGGCGGGCTTTTGCGGGCGCGACTCACCCAGACCGTCTTCATGCCCAGCCGGCGCGCCGTGCGCAGGTTGGCGAGGCTGTCTTCCACCATGATGGCGCGGCCGGGCGCCACCCGCTCCTCCCGCAGGATGCGCTGGAAACCGAACGCCGCCGGCTTGGGCCTAAGCCGCGTGTGTTCCACGGAATAGACGCTGACAAAGAGGTCGAGTATGCCCAGAAGGCGCAGCACGGCGCGGGAATAATGGGCCGGGGCGTTGGAAAACACCACCTTGCGGCCGGGCAGATGCTGCAGCATGTGCCGCAGACCCCGCTCCCAAACGAGCATGCTCTTGAGTTCTGGAAACTGGTGGGTGTGCCAGAGGAAATGGCGCCAGTCGGTGCCGTGGTGGCGCACCAGCCCGAGCAGCGTGGCGCCGTACCGTTGCCAGTAGTGCTGGCGCAGGGCATTGGCCCCCGCCTCGTCGAGGGCCAGATGCTCCATGAGGTACCGCGTCATGGCCCGGTTGATGTGGGGGAAGATGTGGGGTGTCGCGTCGTGCAGCGTGTTGTCCAGATCGAACACCCAGAGGGGGCTGCCCTGCATCAGGAACGCCTGATCAGCGTGCCCACCCCCTCGCTGGTGAGAATTTCCAGCAGCAGGGCATGTTCCACCCGCCCGTCGATGATGTGGCTCGCCTTGACACCATTGCGCACTGCCTCCAGGGCGCAGTTCACCTTGGGCAGCATGCCGCCGGAGATGGTGCCATCCGCGATGAGGGCATGCACCTGTTCGGCATTGAGCTCGGTCAAAAGCCGGCCTTCCTTGTCCAGCACGCCGGCGGTGTTGGTCATGAGCACGAGCTTTTCCGCCCGCAGCGTCTCCGCCAGCTTCCCCGCCACCAGATCGGCATTGATGTTGTAGGCGGCGCCATCCTCGCCGACGCCGATGGGCGCGATGACCGGGATGAAATCCTGGCTGTCGAGCAGGCTGACCAGGGCGGGATCGATGGCCGCCACCTCGCCCACCTGGCCGATATCGACGAACTCACCGGCTTTTTCCTGGCTGGGCAGGCGCATGCGGCGGGCGCGGATCATTGAGCCATCCTTGCCGGTGAGCCCCACCGCCTTGCCCCCATGGCGGTTGATGAGATTGACGATGCTTTTGTTGACGAGACCCCCCAGCACCATTTCCACCACGTCCATGGTCTCGGCATCGGTGACCCGCATGCCCTGGACGAACTCGCTTTGTTTGCCCAGGCGTTTGAGCATGTCGCCGATCTGCGGGCCGCCACCATGGACGATCACCGGATTGATGCCCACCAGCTTGAGCAGCACCACGTCGCGAGCGAAGCTTTCCTTGAGCCTCTCCTCGGTCATCGCGTTGCCGCCGTATTTGATGACGACGGTCTTGTCAAAGAAACGCTGGATGAAAGGCAGGGCCTCGGACAAAAGCGCGGCCTTGAGGGCGGCGGTGGAAGGCGTGTCGGTCATGGTCTCTCCCGTGGTGTGGGGTGCGGCCGCCATTCTACCGGGCGCGACCGCCATGAAAAAGGGCGGTGCGATTGCCTCGCACCGCCCTTTGCGCCGTCTGCCCACCCGTTTAGCTGATGGTGAGGCGCCTCGCCGTGCTCGCCGCTTTCTTCGGCAGGACGAGCTCCAGCACACCGTTTTCGTAGCGGGCGCTGGCATTGGCCTCGTCGATGTCGGAGCCGAGGCTGAAGGAACGCGCCACCCGACCATAGTAACGCTCGGAACGCAGCACCTTCTCGCCCTCTTTCTCCTCGGACTCCTTCTTCACTTCCGCGCTGATGGACACCGTATTGCCGTCGATGGTGACGTGGATGTCTTCCTTCTTCACGCCCGGAATCTCCGCCTTCACCGTGTAGGCCTTGTCATTCTCGGTCACGTCCATCTTGATCTCCGGCGCCTTGGGCATGCCTTCCAGGGTCATCGGCCGCACCAGGAAGCCTTTGAAGAAGTCGTCGAAGACGCTGTCCAGGTTGAAGGGATCGTAACGGGTGATGTTTGCCATGGGACTCTCCTTTTTGGTTCGTTGATGTTCCACTGCCGGAACGCCGGGTTCCGGCCTCCAATCCTCAATATGGGTCATGACGGGGAATTTTCAAGGCCGCCGCCGGGGGGCGTCATCCCACGGTCATCCCCCTGTCACACGGCTGTTGCATGGCCGGGTGAGGATGGCTGTCCATGGACGCGTCACCATCGGCTTTGACGGGGGAGGGGGCGGCGCTGCGGCGAGGCCCCCTGGAACTGGCTTTGGTCACGGAAACCTTTCCCCCGGAGGTGAACGGGGTGGCCATGACCGTCGGACGCCTGGTGGAAGCCATGGAGCGGCGCGGGCACAGGGTGTTCCTCATCCGTCCCCGTCAGGGTGCGGCCGATTGTGCCGCCGACCCCGCGCGGCCAACGCTGCTTGTCCGGGGCCTGCCCCTTCCCCGCTATCCTGGGCTGCGCATGGGCCTGCCCGCGGGCGGAGCGCTTGCCCGCGCCTTTCGCGAAAGGCGGCCTGACCTGGTGCACGTGGTGACGGAAGGGCCGCTGGGTCTGTCGGCGTTGACCATGGCACGCCGCATGGGCCTGCCGGTGACCTCGGCCTTCCACACCAATTTCCACGCCTACAGCGCCCACTATGGGCTTGGCTGGTTGTCCGGCGCCATCGCCGGCTATCTGCGTTTCTTCCACAACCGCACCGCCCTCACCCTGGTGCCCACGGACACGCTGCGGCGGCAGCTCGCCGCCCAGGGCTTTCGCCACCTGGAGGTCTTGAGCCGGGGCGTGGACACGCGCCTCTTCAACCCGCAGCGGCGCGACGCCACCCTGCGCGCCCACTGGGGCGCGGGGCCGTACACGCCGGTGGTGCTTTATGTGGGGCGGCTGGCACCAGAAAAAAACCTCCTCGAGCTGCTGCGCGCCTTCAGCGCGCTGCGCGCCCGCCGCCCCGACGCCCGTCTGGTGCTGGTGGGCGATGGGCCGATGTGCAATGAGCTCAAGCGGCTGCGGCCGGACGCGGTGTTCGCCGGCACGCGCCGCGGGGAGGAGCTCGCCGCCCACTATGCCTCCGCCGACATCTTTCTCTTTCCCAGCCTCACCGAGACCTTTGGCAACGTCACCCTGGAAGCCATGGCCAGCGGTCTGGCGGTGCTCGCCTACGACTACGCCGGCGCCCACGAGCTCATCACCCATGGGGAAAACGGGCTGCTCGCCCCCTTCGCCGCCACCGAGGATTTCGTCAGCGAAGCGGCCAAGCTGGCCGATCTGGAATGGGCGCGCACCCTGGGTCGGGCCGCGCGCCGTCGCGCCGCTGCGATGGACTGGTCCTGTGTGCTGGACCGCTTCGAAGCCCTGCTCATGCGTGTGCTTCTGGAACAGGAAAGGAGGCCCCATGCAAACGCCCTCGCATCCCCTGCTCACCCGTCTCAACGCCTGTGACGTGCGGCTTTGCCTGCGCCTCAACCGGCTGGCGCACCGGCCGGTGGTGCGCCGCTTCTTCCGCGTCATCAGCCGCCTGGGGGATGGCGTGTTCTGGTATGCCCTGATGCTGGCGCTGCTCGCTTTCGTGCCGGGTGCCTTGCCGGGGGTGCTGCACATGATCGGCGTCGGGCTGGCCGGACTGGTGGTGTACCGGCTGCTCAAGCAGCGCACCCTGCGGCCCCGCCCCTGTGATCTGGAACCGGCCATCCTGCGCGGCACTGACCCTCTGGACGAGTTCAGTTTCCCCTCCGGCCACACCCTGCACGCGGTGGCCTTCACCGTCGTCGCCCTTGCTCATTTTCCCTGGCTGAGCCCTCTGCTCGTGCCCTTCACCCTGCTTGTCGCCCTTTCCCGGGTACTCCTGGGCCTGCACTACCCCACGGACGTGGTCGCCGGAGCCGCGCTGGGCTGGGGACTGGCCACGCTCTCCTTCCTCCTCTTCTGAGGGGCAGGCGGCGATGCGCATCCTGATGGTGTCCGATGTCTATTTCCCCCGCATCAACGGTGTGTCCACGGCCATTCTCACCCTGCGCCGGGAACTTCGCCGCAGCGGCCATGAGGTCACCCTGATCGCCCCCGATTACGGCGCCTGCGGCGAAAGCGGGGATCTGGGCCCCCTCTACCGTATCCGCTCCCGCGTGGTGTGGTGCGACCCGGAAGACCGCATGATGTCCTGGCGCAGCCTCCACCACCTCACCCCGGAGCTCGTTGGCACCGGCT
This region of Burkholderiales bacterium genomic DNA includes:
- a CDS encoding pyrimidine 5'-nucleotidase is translated as MQGSPLWVFDLDNTLHDATPHIFPHINRAMTRYLMEHLALDEAGANALRQHYWQRYGATLLGLVRHHGTDWRHFLWHTHQFPELKSMLVWERGLRHMLQHLPGRKVVFSNAPAHYSRAVLRLLGILDLFVSVYSVEHTRLRPKPAAFGFQRILREERVAPGRAIMVEDSLANLRTARRLGMKTVWVSRARKSPPFVDVRVRSVLQLPRVLNKLTVTTNRGPQS
- the argB gene encoding acetylglutamate kinase translates to MTDTPSTAALKAALLSEALPFIQRFFDKTVVIKYGGNAMTEERLKESFARDVVLLKLVGINPVIVHGGGPQIGDMLKRLGKQSEFVQGMRVTDAETMDVVEMVLGGLVNKSIVNLINRHGGKAVGLTGKDGSMIRARRMRLPSQEKAGEFVDIGQVGEVAAIDPALVSLLDSQDFIPVIAPIGVGEDGAAYNINADLVAGKLAETLRAEKLVLMTNTAGVLDKEGRLLTELNAEQVHALIADGTISGGMLPKVNCALEAVRNGVKASHIIDGRVEHALLLEILTSEGVGTLIRRS
- a CDS encoding Hsp20/alpha crystallin family protein; translation: MANITRYDPFNLDSVFDDFFKGFLVRPMTLEGMPKAPEIKMDVTENDKAYTVKAEIPGVKKEDIHVTIDGNTVSISAEVKKESEEKEGEKVLRSERYYGRVARSFSLGSDIDEANASARYENGVLELVLPKKAASTARRLTIS
- a CDS encoding glycosyltransferase family 1 protein; the protein is MELALVTETFPPEVNGVAMTVGRLVEAMERRGHRVFLIRPRQGAADCAADPARPTLLVRGLPLPRYPGLRMGLPAGGALARAFRERRPDLVHVVTEGPLGLSALTMARRMGLPVTSAFHTNFHAYSAHYGLGWLSGAIAGYLRFFHNRTALTLVPTDTLRRQLAAQGFRHLEVLSRGVDTRLFNPQRRDATLRAHWGAGPYTPVVLYVGRLAPEKNLLELLRAFSALRARRPDARLVLVGDGPMCNELKRLRPDAVFAGTRRGEELAAHYASADIFLFPSLTETFGNVTLEAMASGLAVLAYDYAGAHELITHGENGLLAPFAATEDFVSEAAKLADLEWARTLGRAARRRAAAMDWSCVLDRFEALLMRVLLEQERRPHANALASPAHPSQRL
- a CDS encoding phosphatase PAP2 family protein; this translates as MQTPSHPLLTRLNACDVRLCLRLNRLAHRPVVRRFFRVISRLGDGVFWYALMLALLAFVPGALPGVLHMIGVGLAGLVVYRLLKQRTLRPRPCDLEPAILRGTDPLDEFSFPSGHTLHAVAFTVVALAHFPWLSPLLVPFTLLVALSRVLLGLHYPTDVVAGAALGWGLATLSFLLF